One Diabrotica virgifera virgifera chromosome 3, PGI_DIABVI_V3a genomic window carries:
- the LOC126882704 gene encoding uncharacterized protein LOC126882704: protein MSKPNEEGYKEKYYIVANWEPFDKYEYYFIAYLIQLAFTICAEMYTIFCGTFFLFIIENVVGRIFVLQYKFSKCFDTARVLCENHRLSFKDASNIVVKGCIREHQQIIWFMNNMDNTFRRYIFVDFLCTSFGLSVVVLQFLLGSHGLIKAIFCSSWYKLDVSAQKLLIFVIFRAQKPLTLSIGPFRKVGVESMIAVSEFCYV from the exons ATGAGTAAACCAAATGAGGAAGGATACAAGGAAAAATACTACATAGTAGCGAATTGGGAACCATTCGACAAATACGAATATTACTTTATTGCCTATTTAATTCAGCTGGCTTTTACCATTTGTGCTGAAATGTATACTATCTTCTGCGGTacatttttcttatttattattgaGAATGTCGTTGGTAGAATATTTGTACTGCAATACAAGTTTAGCAAATGTTTTGATACCGCTCGAGTTTTATGTGAAAACCATAGATTGTCCTTTAAAGATGCCTCCAATATCGTGGTAAAGGGATGCATACGGGAGCATCAACAAATTATATG GTTTATGAACAACATGGATAATACCTTTAGAAGATACATTTTTGTTGATTTTCTATGTACATCTTTTGGTTTGTCTGTTGTCGTTCTACAATTTTTATTG GGAAGCCACGGTTTGATCAAAGCAATTTTTTGCAGTAGCTGGTACAAATTAGATGTTAGTGCCCAAAAACTGTTAATATTCGTCATTTTCAGAGCTCAAAAACCTTTAACTCTATCGATAGGTCCATTCAGAAAAGTGGGGGTCGAGTCAATGATTGCTGTAAGTGAGTTCTGTTACGTATGA